A single genomic interval of Theropithecus gelada isolate Dixy chromosome 16, Tgel_1.0, whole genome shotgun sequence harbors:
- the ARMC7 gene encoding armadillo repeat-containing protein 7 isoform X3: MAQKPKVDPHVGRLGYLQALVTEFQETQSQDAKEQVLANLANFAYDPSNYEYLRQLQVLDLFLDSLSEENETLVEFAIAPPRPKHGSFLSMESLRGTLCR; encoded by the exons ATGGCCCAGAAGCCGAAGGTGGACCCCCACGTCGGGCGTTTGGGATACCTGCAGGCGCTGGTCACGGAATTCCAGGAGACCCAGAGCCAAG ACGCCAAGGAGCAAGTCCTCGCCAACCTCGCCAACTTCGCTTATGACCCCAGCAACTACGAGTATCTGCGGCAGCTGCAGGTCCTGGATTTATTTCTCGATTCGCTGTCGGAGGAGAACGAGACCCTGGTGGAGTTTGCTATTG ccccgccccgccccaagCACGGTAGCTTTCTCAGCATGGAATCCCTCCGTGGGACCCTCTGCAGATGA
- the ARMC7 gene encoding armadillo repeat-containing protein 7 isoform X4: MAQKPKVDPHVGRLGYLQALVTEFQETQSQDAKEQVLANLANFAYDPSNYEYLRQLQVLDLFLDSLSEENETLVEFAIASPAPPQAR; this comes from the exons ATGGCCCAGAAGCCGAAGGTGGACCCCCACGTCGGGCGTTTGGGATACCTGCAGGCGCTGGTCACGGAATTCCAGGAGACCCAGAGCCAAG ACGCCAAGGAGCAAGTCCTCGCCAACCTCGCCAACTTCGCTTATGACCCCAGCAACTACGAGTATCTGCGGCAGCTGCAGGTCCTGGATTTATTTCTCGATTCGCTGTCGGAGGAGAACGAGACCCTGGTGGAGTTTGCTATTG caagccccgccccgccccaagCACGGTAG
- the ARMC7 gene encoding armadillo repeat-containing protein 7 isoform X5, which translates to MAQKPKVDPHVGRLGYLQALVTEFQETQSQDAKEQVLANLANFAYDPSNYEYLRQLQVLDLFLDSLSEENETLVEFAIAAAF; encoded by the exons ATGGCCCAGAAGCCGAAGGTGGACCCCCACGTCGGGCGTTTGGGATACCTGCAGGCGCTGGTCACGGAATTCCAGGAGACCCAGAGCCAAG ACGCCAAGGAGCAAGTCCTCGCCAACCTCGCCAACTTCGCTTATGACCCCAGCAACTACGAGTATCTGCGGCAGCTGCAGGTCCTGGATTTATTTCTCGATTCGCTGTCGGAGGAGAACGAGACCCTGGTGGAGTTTGCTATTG CTGCTGCTTTCTGA